Part of the Ignatzschineria larvae DSM 13226 genome, CGTCAAATAAGAGCAGCGACAAATGGAAAATCAAGCAATTCCTATCGCTTAAATATTAATACACTCCCCATCGATTTCAATTCTCTTGAGGAGATTGCGAGTTATCTGATGCAGAATCATTATCATGGTGATATTCCACCTTTAAAACTCTCCGGTTTACGCATAACGATTTACATCATTATTGCGCTATTTCTCTCGGTGCTTGCATCCACAAATAATATTATCACTCCGGGGATGGCCTTAATTGGGGCGATCATACTTCTTACCCTCTATCATCAGCTATGGGCAAAACCACAGCATCTGAAAAAAGTGACGGAAAGAATTAAAACCGATGCCCTACAGTGTCATGCTGATATCAATGATGAATTAGAGGCACTATATGCACAATATCCTTCTGTAGATACAGTGGCTAAAATATTATTTAAGCATCTCTGGATTGGCGAAACTAAAGCTCAATTGATTGCATCTCTAGGGGAACCCGATAAAGAGAATACGACCGTGAAAGCGACCAAAACAATTGAAAATCTCTATTTCAATCCGCTCAATGGTCGTAGTTATGAAGTGAAAGTAACTTTAGAAAATGGCCTTGTCTCCACTTGGAGAGTCAATAATTATTAATCTGATAAAAACTATCTAGTATTATATTTTTATACAAAAAGAGGGCATTATTGCCCTCGCCATTACACAAATAGCCACTACATTTCATAATCACTCTTTTCTATTACCCATTCAAATTAATATAATAGAGTGAGATACGATTAATAACAGCTCACTATTTCAC contains:
- a CDS encoding DUF4236 domain-containing protein; translation: MGLRFRKRIKLAKGLYINIGSKGISSISAGIPGATINTKGHTRLSLPGTGLYYQTNLLSHASKSTRQIRAATNGKSSNSYRLNINTLPIDFNSLEEIASYLMQNHYHGDIPPLKLSGLRITIYIIIALFLSVLASTNNIITPGMALIGAIILLTLYHQLWAKPQHLKKVTERIKTDALQCHADINDELEALYAQYPSVDTVAKILFKHLWIGETKAQLIASLGEPDKENTTVKATKTIENLYFNPLNGRSYEVKVTLENGLVSTWRVNNY